TTCCACAACGGCGTCGACTGGGTTAGGGTTACCTAATAAGTCCTGCTGTGCCGCCTCTGGAGGTGAGCGATGCCCGAGACCGCTCGCACGCCCGCGAAGCCCGATGCCGCCGAACGTGCCCGCACGATCGCCAAACGGGGCGGCAGAGCGGCGGTACAGCCCTCCGGAAACGACGCCGAACGGGTTCAACCGCTGCTGCACCACGTCCACCGGGACGGCACCGCCACGGTGCTGCTCTCGGACGGGCACCCCCTTGTCGCGGCGGTCTGGCAGGCTCCGCGCGGCGAGTTCGGTGCCGTGCTGGAGGTGGCCGACTCCGCCCCGGTACGGCTGCGTGAACCGGTGCGCGGGCTGATCTGGCTGACCGGATGGCTGCGTGTCCCGGACAGCGGTGAACGCCACGAACGGGTACTGCAGATCGCGGAGGAACGCCCCGACCCGCGACTGCTGGACGTCGGGCACGGCGTGACCGCACTGCGGTTGGAGGCCGTCTCGCTGGTACTCGCGGATTCCGAGGAGACCAGCTCGATCGACTCCGCCGAGTTCGCCGCCTCGCGGCCGGATCCGTTCTGCCTCTACGAGGACGGCTGGCTGCGGCACCTGGAACTCTCCCACCGTGACGTGGTCGGACTGCTCACCCGCTACTTGCCGGAGCGGTTGCGGGGCGGGCACGTGCGGCCGCTGGGGTTGGACCGCTACGGAGTACGGCTCCGGGTGGAATCGGCGGACGGCGACCACGACGTCCGGCTCGGGTTCTCCCGTGCCGTGGAGGACTCCGAGCAGCTCGGCGCCGAACTGCGGCGGTTGATGGGATGCCCGTTCCCGGCGGAGCAGCGGTGACCGCGCGGAGTTGATCGAGCGGCGGCGGTCGCGCGGTCGTCTCGGCTCCGCCGTTCGGAAGGGCACGGCGACGCTATCGGAGAACAACGGTCAGTAGGGTTTCCGGGGTGAGCACCAGTCACGGTCCCGCCTCGCCGCGTTCCTGGTTACTGCCGAACCGACCCGATGAGCCGGCCCGGCTCACCGATCCGGGCAAGCGCAGGGCGATCGTCGTCGAGCTGATCATCGTCTTCGCGATCACGCTCGGCATGGCGGGGTTGCAGAGCCTGCTTTCCCTGCTGGACGCGCTGTTGCGTCCCGAGTCGCTGGACCAGCAGGCGGTGGCGATCAACGCCTCCCAGGCGCGGTTGGGACTGCTGGACCTGCTGGAGCAGCTGCTGGGTGTGCTGCGCCTGTTCGCCTGGGCCGCTCTCGGCGTCTACCTGCTGTGGCAGGGCGGTGTCGCGCTGCGAAACGTGGGTTTCGACAACAGCAGGCCGGGGCGGGACCTCGCGGGAGGTGCCGGGCTGGCCGCCCTGATAGGCATCCCCGGCCTGGGGCTTTACCTGGTGGCGCACTCGTTGGGACTGAACCTGGCCGTGCAGCCGACGACCCTGGACGAGGCGTGGTGGCGGGCTCCGGTCCTGGTGCTGTCGGCGTTGGGCAACGCCGCGGCCGAGGAAGTGCTGGTGGTCTGCTACCTGCTCACACGACTGCGGCAGCTGGGTGCCACCGAGAACCGCGCACTGTGGATCTCGGCGGTGCTGCGCGGCTCGTACCACCTGTACCAGGGGTTCGGCGGGTTCGTGGGCAACGTGGTCATGGGGCTGGTCTACGGCCGGGTGTGGCAGCGCACCAACCGGATCCACGCGCTGATCATCGGGCACGCGTTGATCGACGTCGTCGCCTTCGTCGGCTATGCCCTGTTGCGCGACCAGGTGGGTTGGCTGCCCTGATCGCACACCCCGGCACAACGAACCGTTCCCATCATGCCGGAATCGGTTAACGATCCGTCGAATTTCGCGTCGGATGCGGCTATTCTCGCTCGATACGGCTAGGCTGCGGGACCGTGACAACCCCACACGTGACGAGCGAAGTCGGCCCGCTGCGCACCGTGCTGCTGCACCGCCCCGGCGGTGAGCTCAAGCGGCTCACCCCGCGCAACAACGACCAACTGCTGTTCGACGCGATTCCCTGGGTGGACCGTGCCGAGCAGGAGCACGACGCGTTCGCGGCGGTGCTGCGCGAGCAGGGCGTCGAGGTGCTGCTGCTCGACGAGCTGCTGTCCGAGGCGCTGCGCGACCCGAGGGCCCGCACCGCGGCGCTGCACAGCGGCGTGGACGAACGCAGGTTGGGCGCCGAGGTGGCGGACACGCTGTGCTCCTACCTGTCCAGCATGGACGAGAAGACGCTCACCGGCGTTCTGGTGGCGGGAATGACCTTCGAGGAACTTCCCGCCGC
This portion of the Actinopolyspora lacussalsi genome encodes:
- a CDS encoding membrane protease YdiL (CAAX protease family) (product_source=COG1266; cog=COG1266; ko=KO:K07052; pfam=PF02517; transmembrane_helix_parts=Inside_1_32,TMhelix_33_55,Outside_56_90,TMhelix_91_108,Inside_109_127,TMhelix_128_150,Outside_151_216,TMhelix_217_239,Inside_240_245,TMhelix_246_268,Outside_269_275) gives rise to the protein MSTSHGPASPRSWLLPNRPDEPARLTDPGKRRAIVVELIIVFAITLGMAGLQSLLSLLDALLRPESLDQQAVAINASQARLGLLDLLEQLLGVLRLFAWAALGVYLLWQGGVALRNVGFDNSRPGRDLAGGAGLAALIGIPGLGLYLVAHSLGLNLAVQPTTLDEAWWRAPVLVLSALGNAAAEEVLVVCYLLTRLRQLGATENRALWISAVLRGSYHLYQGFGGFVGNVVMGLVYGRVWQRTNRIHALIIGHALIDVVAFVGYALLRDQVGWLP
- a CDS encoding hypothetical protein (product_source=Hypo-rule applied; pfam=PF10615; superfamily=50475), which produces MPETARTPAKPDAAERARTIAKRGGRAAVQPSGNDAERVQPLLHHVHRDGTATVLLSDGHPLVAAVWQAPRGEFGAVLEVADSAPVRLREPVRGLIWLTGWLRVPDSGERHERVLQIAEERPDPRLLDVGHGVTALRLEAVSLVLADSEETSSIDSAEFAASRPDPFCLYEDGWLRHLELSHRDVVGLLTRYLPERLRGGHVRPLGLDRYGVRLRVESADGDHDVRLGFSRAVEDSEQLGAELRRLMGCPFPAEQR